The following is a genomic window from Zerene cesonia ecotype Mississippi chromosome 13, Zerene_cesonia_1.1, whole genome shotgun sequence.
atttattataactacttctaagtttatataaattattatacacatgctttagttttatttcttttttccatAGTCTTCTGATAAGTATGTCAATAGATCATTAAGTCCACTAAATTCAGTTCTTGATTGTGGTGGATTATTCTTTGGTAAAACAGGCAGCAAGTTCCccattttaattctaaactCCTTGAGCTGCAAAGCATTCAACATCATAAAAGCAAAAACATAgcaaaatcataaaaacaagaaatgaataaaagatCTCAGTATGGAGCAATAACTCCTAGGAAATGAGTCAAGATAACCTTTCTAATATatggaattattaatataattatcttatgtatttatgttatcatATTTGACCATCAAATATAAGAAGAAAAATGAATTAACTCACATCTCTTGCACCTGATAATTTCCATATTCCGTAACACAAACAGGAGGTACCAGCTAATGCATAAAGTGTGCCCCAACCAAGAGCTCTCAAAGCAAGTATAGCTCCTGCATCAGCTAATTCCACACCACCCTGTAaaccttaattaaatatatgcatgtcgaatttagtaaattaaagaacaataaaaagcTTATGTTTCATCAGATATgaactaaattaaatcaattggATTGAAAAAGATTTAACCGACAGAAGAAATTAGTGTCGCAAAATTGTGATGGAACATAAAGGTATTTGGCTGTTCAATTGTGTTATATTGAGGTGaagattgtaaaaaataactatagaatatttttacatatttcgaattacaattaattacagGGGTCAGATTGTTAAGTGTCGACTGTATTATCGATAAAAACGGCCCATCACCGTAACATAAATgaacacataaattatatgaacctttgttgaaatattttggaTCTGATTTCCTTGCTGCAGATAATGTAGCTCCAAAGCCCACAAATGCTGATATTCCAGCTACAGAGGCCAAAAATGCACCggctaaaatttaaataattatttccataGTACCTTACAATAGCTTTtactaaatatcatatttaaaaaaaataacctttaATACGCTGTAATCGTTCTTGATCTGCCATTAAAATATCTGTGAAGTACCTACTGAAATTTGCAGTCGATagcaatttgtaaaaaaactaaaaaatatgtataaatttacaacaatgtctttatttatttattttatttgtaatatacttTTCCCGATATTTCATGTCTTTCAAAGGTTTAGATGTCATTGACGCtgtcaaatttcaattttcaagCACAGATTGagacatagattatacacttatatattgAGAAGTCAGAACTAGTTACTTGTCaaagtatactagctgcacgtcCCGGCTCCGACGggtattcttttataataattaaaataatatatctcatcttagaaattaaaaactttttaacggattttaaacgcgatttattcattatattattaacccgacgtttcgaacactatgtaatatgtatgtaataaaatgaataaattgcgtttaaaatccgttaaaaagtttttaatttctaaatgtataatactcgcgcgaaatcaaacacaagaaaatactatatctcatcatttaaattggatcaaactgcacatggtgtgcaaatttcattaaaattggttgagtagtttaagagcatatcgcggacaaacaacgtgacacgaattttatatatatttatattagtactTACTCCGTAGTATCAATCACAGCTTACGAACTAGTTactctgtaaaaaaaaagtgaacaGTAGTTACAAAGTTATACAGCTAAGATAGAGTGACATACTACGTTATAGCTGGTCTCCACCACTCGGCCATACCTACAGCGACAAGTGCCTTCAAattcgatttattaatttttttcggACATATTATACAACCCTACCGCTATAGATATCGCGGCACTCTGTGTCACAAAGCAACAGAGTTACGCGTAGAAGAAATCGGCAAAACTCGTGGGAATATCTCGTTAGCGAGATATTCCTACACTGAACACGTATGCAAGCTAAGTTGAACTTAGTTGCTTCGCAGAAAGATTGGCTATTTCTATGATTGGTAACGGGAAATGATGTTTCTGTACTTGTACTTATTGTTCTGTGGTTATAGCTACAAGATCTCAAGAATAATATCATAGATTAAGCATTAAATAGCtattgttcaaaatataaatcactaaataataaatatcaattgctACCGTAGAATAACGTGAATTAACGTTGATGGACCCATTTACCTTCTTTCATGACAACATTATAAGGCTACTACTCACTGGGTTAAGGGCAGCCACCCAGCGCTATAGTAGATCTTTAAGCAAAGCAAATATATACccaaatttttcatttgaaatgacctttttaacaaaattgagagtcaattttttaataagtgaCAAATTTATGCAAtctgtaagtatataatatattttactagctgaccAGGCAAACGTTCTTCTGCCtttctcttatcatttaggggtatgaaaaatagatgttgatcGATTCTCAGATATACCTGCCCGACaagcacacaaaatttcgtgagaatcgatccagccgtttaggagtatggtaactaacattgtgacacgagaattttatatatatagagaagagataaacacattaattattttatttacttatagtCATTTTACGTCTAAACTAACTTAAATCGGTTCAAAACTCACGGCATTACCGagcaaaacaataaagcatataaattgagaacctccgaTTTTGGGAACATCGGTTAATCTGTTCACTACATATACATTAACTAACTGCACGCTCCGTTTCCGCCCGGATAGTATTAATCGtaagtgaaataataaaattataaactatcctatcttttaagttggatcaaactacATACGGTGTgcaatttgattaaaatcagttaaGCAGTTCAGTGCGGacaaatagtttatatattaagataagattAATTCTGACCCTTGAATCAATGCTTTCAATATTTGCGAATTGAAAGTATAGTGAaagtttattatgtattacgtcaaaaattcaaacaaatttccAAATAAAGACTtcataacaaacattaaacgGGAGTcctaaaaatgaaaaacagtttttaggttgtataaaattatataatattatactgtgTAATGGGTGAGACGTAGCTGcactatgataatattaatataatatggagTCGGTaaagtcattaattaatattattattaatttaaaaaggaacTGGCTCAATGGCACTAGTATCAAATAAACTGCaacttatacattataatataaacttttataatgaaaacagCAAAAACTTTTAGACTATTACGTATTTCATTTcggaatatgtatatatagttatataaaactatgtttgtttttaagctACACAGACCAACATTTACTGATTAACCTTCAAGcaaattgtttacaaattaacGCAGGGAAGGtccttgatattttaataaatgcaccTTACTTCGAGTAGTcgataatataacaatttgctacgttatttcaaaatactgTTATGTAAATTTGCAAATTATGAGAACAACTTGTTATATACTGTAAAGGGTTCAGCAAATGATATGTCAGTTAACACTTTTATCTTGAAATAtcaacaataaatcatttgtcAAACATACCCGGATATTTTATGCTAcaattaatacttaaaattataattaaatatccttTAAAGATAGAGACACAACAAGAGGTTGAAATTGACCAGTAAAGgattatagaaaattaaatgctGAAAGTTGTAAATTGAACACAATGGCgtcatataatttgttttatcaattaaatatggGAGACATTGTTAAGGTGGGATAAGTATATCACTAGGTAATATAAGCTATAGGGGAACAtatgtacaattaatataataatcttgtCATATACTGTAATGGAGATAGTATTGAAATTTGGCTGTGGCGGCTATGTGTATTTTGGAGAACCGTGCttatttcacttaaaaatgttaaccAATGGACaagtttcaataatattttcaaaagcgGTGGTTAAcattagtaattatatatgttaaattgttGATATATAGTGTCGTCATTCTTAAAAGACAACTAACTTAATAATTACTCAAAATTAGAATACCAATCACACATACACTCATACGCTATTACATACGCCATTCCAAAATACGatcatattcattaaataacaaaagaataaataaaactttaagcATATTATGTAAGCTTACAGCCAATTatcaaaaagttttcaatggATAACATAGGTTGTTAATCTAAAGATTCTATTTCTatgacatattaattatttacatgtaaGGCGTaagtttgatattatattaagaatacAATTAATCTTCCAAAGgaattatgataaaacaatattttagtattaaatatttgaaataaggaTGGTTACACTCAAACGAACATCTCgcaatataagtttttttaaccgttattgatttaaatatctcTTACGATCATCGCGTACATGCGCATGTATCATTTACGAAACCACTgtttacatttagaaatcCATTTGATTTCCATATAACAAAAGATCGTTACcctactataaataaaaaaaaacagttctaTATAAGTATACATCGTTTTCTATcgtctaaaatatatttgtcacGGAAAGGAACATAACATCGTTTATTACTAAACTCGCATCCATTAAAGCGGCACTGGAAGGCGATCCGCGCActgaaatacaattattctaTAAGGCATGCGATACACTGGGGTAAGGTGTGAGGTGTGAGGGTGCACGCACACTACGCCTCGACGTTcggcggcgcggggggcgcgggaGGGGCGGGGGCGCCGTGGCGGGCGAGCACGGCGGCGGGCTCCGCGTCGAAGCACTCGAAGTTGGTGTCGAGGAAGAGCTCCTGCAGGAAGCGGCGCGCGCACAGCATGTACGTGTCGCGCGCGAGCACCGCGCACACGTCCGAGTACACGCACGCGCTGCGGAACACGTCCGGGTGCCGCTGCTTCAGGGACAACAGCGCCGACCGCGTCTGCGCGCGTTTATTATATCcggttattttattacgtcGCGGCCCGTGAGCGCTTACGCGTAATTATTTGCAGCGAAGACACAATatgtaagatatatttaaaaaaaaatgtaaagtattataaaaatctaaaaactcTAAAATTTTGACCTTTGAACCCGAATTAAAGCAAAGTGAGATCGATTTTGatacattatttgtaatttagttGACCGGCCTATAGGGTACggcttttcttttattttttgaaaaagagTTCTATCTAGGACCCACAAAAAATCCACAAGAAATATGCTTATAATGCCTTAACATTGATACAATAGTTCGAATATTTTACATCGGATATATATTTGCtcaattatcttaattttaatcacattgattaaacttgaataaaaattatgatttatgggTATCGAACATAAAACatcttataatttgtataaacgtattttcatAGAACGCTTTTAAGCATTAAATGTTCAGCGTATGTTTAATTATCTCATTtgtgcttaaaataaaaaatggtataAACTACggtatataaatgtttttacaaacctgttttaaatgtatgggGTTCGACATAAAAAGTACGTTGTGTAACAGTTGAGCCTGCGGCGTCGGCTCGAGCGAGGGGGGGCTGGTGCGGTCTTCCGTCGCGCTCACTCCTTCCATATCTTCATACAGACaaaatgtgattatttataaatacattcaaaattaacataagTCATAAAATGTGTAACGAGTAACAGAGTCTAATAGTCTATACATTCGTTCGACGAAGACGTTTAGATAGATCAATCGTGCGGGGCAAGGGGCGAGAAACAGGAAGAGCTAGCTAGGGTCTAAGTAGTCACCTCCAGCAGTAAAGCATACTGAGCGTGGGTGGAGGCGGCTCGCATATAGAATGCATAATCGAACAGGCATCTTACAAATTCGAGCATAGTTGAGCTAtagacatatatttaattttggaaTGTAAATTCTCTGCTACGAGTGTGCGCTAAAGCGTAATCGGTCGGTTATAAATCCCACTAGGAAACGAACCTGCAAAAAATGCTTCGCGCAGTTCATGAGAAGACGGCGGTCTAGTTCGAACGCAGGCCAGACAATCCCTCGCCGCGTGCCTCCACTTGCTCGGCTTACTCTCCACCCGGCTCAACGTGCCCACTAACGTGCTGCCCACCGCAGTGCTAGAGCTCACATCCTTAACCAGCCCCGCCTCCGCACATTCTGTGTCCTTAACGATAATGTGATTTTTGTCAGCTGTGATATTCGTTTTTGCGTGTTCTTCGGCGGTTTTCTCTTCGATGATTTTGGCCGTTTCCATTGCGTCGTTGAGCGCCGGTTTCGTGATTGTTAGAGGCAGCGGTCGATGCGCAACAGTTGTAGCTGGGATATCTGttatattcattgttttttgttaatattagataaaagATGAtacaagttaataaaataaattaatgttttaatttagggCATACAAAACGTTTCATTTAGGGTCGATTTGACCAATAACAACTCAAAGCGTTCAGGACAACTAATGATACGTAAACGAGTTCACATGTCATGCTCTAACTCTAAATGAGTTTACCTTTAAACCGAGTAAGAAGCCTATTtgagtattattaataaataataatacagaaaTACCTTTATTGGCTATATTCTGACTGTCAGGTGTGGCGCGGGACTTGTTGTCGGCGCTCGCGATACTCGAGTCCAGGAATGACGGTACTCGTGTTCGACTAGGAACTATTTTATCGCCATTTACATTTTCAGCCTTTATATCCTCGCtgcaataaaatcataatttggATTATTATAGCATAAAACCTCTGCTTTGCTTTCCCTTACTTTATAAACGAAATAAGGAAGTACATTTCTAGAAAAACTTTGTTCTATGAAAACAGAATTTCCTGTATgggatactagctgcgccccgccgattcacccgcgaaagtccgtatcgcgtatgaatatcgggataaaaagttccctatatgttattccagtgttCCAACTgagtacgtaccaaatttcatttcaatggtttcagtagtttttgcgtgaaaacgcatacacatccttacaaactttcgcatttataatattagtaggaagtaggataggattagtaggattaatataACGTTCgggaaaatgaataaaacacaaacgTTGGTGCACGCCACGCGCCCACGCGCGCCACGTGCCCCTGACGTTACGACAGTACAGAGTATAGACACGGCATAGACTCACTCGGGGAAGATATCAGCGAGGTGCAGCGGCAGGCACACGCCCATGTAgtgcggcggcgcggcgcggggcgcgcgcggcgcgggGCGCACGGCCcgccccgcgcccgccgcgcccgcgcgctCCGTCTGCCACAGCGGCCGCCAGTCGTCCTCCACCAGGCTGTTGTTACATACGTATACATATTTAGTCAATTCTATTTGCATATGTcaaacgacttcaaaaaaaggaatttCTTAGTTccactttatttttgtactagacgctcgtgccggctccacccggatatcaagatgcCTGTTTAAtgccaagggagcatttaatcgggttAAAAGTATACTGTCACCCAAGTCAACTCTCAgccctgtctgtatatcaaaatccgttcagaagtttcaacgtgattgacaACATCCCTACAATCaaaatttcacaattataatattagtgtgattaatgTTTGTTACATTAGAACTGTCGACTGGACGAagcgaaaattatttttttactataaagcACCGGCTTTCTACCGTTCGCTTCCATCGCAAATTTGATCCAgttctgttattattttgtttgttacgtcAAATGGCATTGTATAACATCTTACCTGAGTTTAGCCATTCGTTCTCTATGTGACTTAGATTTCTCCCGCATCGACGAGTAGGGTTTGCCACGCCGGCTAAAGTCCGGCAAAAGCCACACAAGTTCGTCAATATCGCTAGAACTCGTTGCTGCGCCCTCTGATACGTGCGGtctgtaaataaatcaacaagT
Proteins encoded in this region:
- the LOC119831291 gene encoding rapamycin-insensitive companion of mTOR-like, translating into MNLSNNFLEDSVPVHVVRLAKYCPVYSVRATAFYVLGLIGSTYDGANLLAELGWFCVRHTRHDQFPIISEDNYAIGTESTEKSHFYVTSPDRRFNALDIDLSEHSDHTDQSTADSVHSESARLNKTIGAICIEENQDVVDHKISFDRREPDKRKSHTLPSQGCSSSHERSLTESRTVDILRDCSTYERTGHKMQMENRLLGRMNSLDQAHEGRVRNTSESSTSGVSSCDSFLGKYAIPDRVLTLSPIPSSSSLYGMKTSVPHRPRLAETQRRISTSSFTGPDAASSPPTQMDMSGYATIQSLNKHRRPHVSEGAATSSSDIDELVWLLPDFSRRGKPYSSMREKSKSHRERMAKLSLVEDDWRPLWQTERAGAAGAGRAVRPAPRAPRAAPPHYMGVCLPLHLADIFPDEDIKAENVNGDKIVPSRTRVPSFLDSSIASADNKSRATPDSQNIANKDIPATTVAHRPLPLTITKPALNDAMETAKIIEEKTAEEHAKTNITADKNHIIVKDTECAEAGLVKDVSSSTAVGSTLVGTLSRVESKPSKWRHAARDCLACVRTRPPSSHELREAFFADMEGVSATEDRTSPPSLEPTPQAQLLHNVLFMSNPIHLKQTRSALLSLKQRHPDVFRSACVYSDVCAVLARDTYMLCARRFLQELFLDTNFECFDAEPAAVLARHGAPAPPAPPAPPNVEA
- the LOC119831444 gene encoding transmembrane protein 242-like, which encodes MADQERLQRIKAGAFLASVAGISAFVGFGATLSAARKSDPKYFNKGLQGGVELADAGAILALRALGWGTLYALAGTSCLCYGIWKLSGARDLKEFRIKMGNLLPVLPKNNPPQSRTEFSGLNDLLTYLSEDYGKKK